The Pseudarthrobacter sulfonivorans genome includes a window with the following:
- the dnaN gene encoding DNA polymerase III subunit beta: MKFRVERDVLAEAVTWTARSLSPRPPVPVLSGLLLKAEAGTVSLSSFDYETSARLDIPADITAEGTILVSGRLLADICRSLPSAPVVVETDGNKVTLTCRRSSFHLATMPEAEYPPLPALPAISGTVPGDAFAQAVSQVIIAASKDDTLPILTGVRMEIEDDLITLLATDRYRLAMREVPWKPTTPGISTSALVKAKTLNEVAKTLGNSGDINLALADDDSRLIGFESGGRTTTSLLVDGDYPKIRSLFPDSTPIHATVQTQELVEAVRRVSLVAERNTPVRLAFTEGLLHLDAGTGEDAQASEELEAQLSGDDITVAFNPHYLVEGLSVIETKYVRFSFTTAPKPAMITAQADADGEDQDDYRYLVMPVRLPN; this comes from the coding sequence GTGAAGTTCAGAGTCGAACGGGACGTCCTGGCAGAAGCCGTCACCTGGACAGCCCGGTCGTTGTCTCCGCGGCCGCCGGTTCCAGTGCTGTCGGGCCTGCTCCTGAAGGCTGAAGCCGGCACGGTCAGCCTCTCGAGCTTTGACTACGAGACCTCCGCACGGCTGGACATCCCCGCGGACATCACCGCCGAGGGAACCATCCTCGTTTCCGGACGCCTCCTCGCAGACATTTGTCGAAGCCTTCCTTCCGCTCCGGTGGTCGTGGAGACCGATGGCAACAAAGTGACGCTGACCTGCCGCCGCAGTAGCTTCCATCTGGCCACCATGCCCGAGGCCGAATACCCGCCGCTGCCTGCGTTGCCCGCCATCAGCGGCACCGTCCCGGGTGATGCATTCGCCCAGGCTGTGTCCCAGGTGATCATTGCGGCCAGTAAGGATGACACGCTCCCCATCCTGACCGGCGTTCGGATGGAGATCGAGGACGACCTCATCACGCTTCTGGCCACCGACCGCTACCGTCTGGCCATGCGCGAAGTACCGTGGAAGCCCACCACGCCGGGAATTTCCACCAGTGCGCTGGTCAAGGCAAAAACCCTCAACGAAGTGGCTAAGACCCTTGGCAACAGCGGCGACATCAACCTCGCCCTTGCTGACGATGACAGCCGCCTGATCGGTTTCGAAAGCGGCGGCCGCACCACCACGTCGCTGCTCGTGGATGGCGATTACCCCAAGATCCGCTCGCTGTTCCCGGATTCCACGCCCATCCACGCAACTGTCCAGACGCAGGAACTTGTGGAAGCCGTCCGCCGTGTGTCGCTGGTGGCCGAACGCAACACACCGGTTCGCCTCGCCTTCACCGAAGGACTGCTGCACCTGGACGCCGGCACCGGCGAAGATGCCCAGGCCTCCGAAGAACTCGAAGCCCAGCTCTCCGGAGACGACATCACCGTCGCCTTCAACCCGCACTACCTGGTGGAGGGCCTGAGCGTCATCGAAACGAAGTACGTCAGGTTCTCCTTCACCACGGCGCCGAAACCCGCGATGATCACGGCCCAGGCAGACGCCGACGGTGAGGACCAGGACGACTACCGTTACCTGGTCATGCCCGTCCGCCTTCCCAACTAG
- the dnaA gene encoding chromosomal replication initiator protein DnaA, which translates to MTVDEANHANTVGSSWRRVVSLLEQDDRVSPRQRGFVILAQAQGLIGSTLLVAVPNELTREVLQTQVKDALDDALHNVFSEDIRCAIDVDTDLVPLHTEPEPVVEPSYSPDQLIEQKPQPMLPSTSHEFGRLNPKYVFDTFVIGSSNRFAHAAAVAVAEAPAKAYNPLFIYGDSGLGKTHLLHAIGHYARRLYSGIRVRYVNSEEFTNDFINSIRDDEGASFKTTYRNVDVLLIDDIQFLAGKDRTLEEFFHTFNSLHNNNKQVVITSDLPPKQLAGFEDRMKSRFEWGLLTDIQPPELETRIAILRKKALSEGLSAPDDALEYIASKISSNIRELEGALIRVTAFASLNRQPVDVALAEMVLKDLITDDGAQEITSSQILIQTAEYFKLTMEELCSKSRTRTLVTARQIAMYLCRELTDMSLPKIGQELGGRDHTTVIHADRKIRELMAERRVIYNQVTELTNRIKQQQRNS; encoded by the coding sequence ATGACAGTAGACGAAGCCAACCACGCCAATACTGTCGGAAGTTCCTGGCGTCGGGTTGTGAGCCTGCTCGAGCAGGACGACCGCGTATCTCCACGGCAGCGGGGCTTTGTCATCCTGGCGCAGGCCCAGGGCCTGATCGGATCCACCCTCCTGGTGGCCGTTCCGAACGAACTGACCCGTGAAGTCCTTCAGACCCAGGTCAAGGACGCCCTGGATGACGCCCTGCATAACGTTTTCTCCGAGGACATCCGCTGCGCGATCGACGTGGACACCGATCTGGTGCCGCTCCACACGGAGCCGGAACCCGTCGTCGAACCTTCCTACTCGCCGGACCAGCTGATCGAACAGAAGCCGCAGCCGATGCTGCCGAGCACTTCCCACGAGTTCGGCCGGCTGAACCCCAAGTACGTCTTCGATACCTTTGTGATCGGTTCGTCCAACCGCTTTGCCCATGCAGCTGCCGTGGCCGTGGCCGAAGCGCCCGCCAAGGCCTACAACCCGCTGTTCATCTACGGTGATTCCGGGCTGGGCAAGACCCACCTCCTGCACGCGATCGGCCACTATGCCCGCCGTCTGTACAGCGGAATCCGGGTCCGGTACGTGAACTCCGAAGAGTTCACCAACGACTTCATCAACTCCATCCGCGATGACGAAGGCGCCAGCTTCAAGACCACGTACCGCAACGTGGACGTGCTGCTGATCGATGACATCCAGTTCCTGGCCGGCAAGGACCGGACGCTGGAGGAGTTCTTCCACACGTTCAACTCCCTGCACAACAACAACAAACAGGTGGTCATCACCTCGGATCTGCCGCCCAAGCAGCTGGCAGGTTTTGAGGACCGGATGAAGTCCCGCTTCGAGTGGGGCCTCCTCACCGATATCCAGCCGCCCGAGCTCGAGACTCGCATCGCCATCCTGCGGAAGAAGGCCCTCAGCGAAGGCCTCTCCGCCCCGGACGATGCCCTGGAATACATCGCTTCCAAGATCTCCAGCAATATCCGCGAACTCGAAGGCGCACTGATCCGGGTGACGGCATTCGCCAGCCTGAACCGCCAGCCGGTCGATGTTGCGTTGGCTGAGATGGTCCTGAAGGACCTCATCACGGACGACGGCGCCCAGGAAATCACGTCGAGCCAGATCCTGATCCAGACGGCGGAGTACTTCAAGCTCACCATGGAGGAACTCTGCAGCAAGTCCCGGACCCGCACGCTGGTGACCGCCCGGCAGATCGCCATGTACCTCTGCCGCGAGCTCACGGACATGTCCCTGCCGAAGATCGGCCAGGAACTCGGCGGCCGCGACCACACCACGGTGATCCACGCGGACCGCAAAATCCGTGAGCTGATGGCTGAGCGTCGTGTGATCTACAACCAGGTCACCGAACTCACCAACAGGATCAAGCAGCAGCAGCGCAACTCCTGA
- the rpmH gene encoding 50S ribosomal protein L34: MSKRTFQPNNRRRAKKHGFRLRMRTRAGRAILAARRGKGRTELSA; encoded by the coding sequence GTGAGCAAGCGGACTTTTCAGCCGAATAACCGCCGTCGAGCCAAGAAGCACGGCTTCCGCCTTCGTATGCGTACCCGTGCCGGCCGTGCCATCCTGGCAGCCCGTCGTGGCAAGGGCCGCACCGAACTGTCGGCCTAG
- the rnpA gene encoding ribonuclease P protein component, whose protein sequence is MLATRNRLRTATDFSTTVRSGVRNGRRNVVLYAAAIAADEPSRIGFIVSKGVGNAVVRNLVKRRLREAGAASLREYGTGFAIVVRALPASAAASWDQLLADYNAALESTMSRLGSRLPRAAVNGSTGTTQEGTQRA, encoded by the coding sequence GTGCTGGCCACCCGTAACCGTTTGAGGACTGCAACCGATTTTTCAACAACCGTACGTTCCGGTGTCCGCAATGGACGCCGGAACGTAGTGTTATATGCGGCAGCTATTGCTGCCGACGAACCCAGCCGGATCGGGTTCATCGTTTCCAAAGGTGTCGGGAACGCTGTGGTCAGGAACCTCGTTAAGAGGAGACTGAGAGAAGCCGGTGCTGCCTCGCTGCGGGAGTACGGTACCGGGTTCGCCATAGTGGTCCGGGCGCTGCCTGCGTCCGCTGCCGCCAGCTGGGATCAACTGCTGGCGGACTACAACGCCGCACTGGAATCAACCATGAGCCGGTTGGGCAGCCGCCTTCCGCGGGCTGCTGTAAACGGTTCAACCGGTACAACACAGGAAGGGACACAGCGTGCGTAA
- the yidD gene encoding membrane protein insertion efficiency factor YidD gives MRKVTAAVVHYLHPVAAAVGTFLWNLPRNILILLLMAYRKVISPLYGQVCRFFPSCSAYALEAITVHGAVKGSWLAARRLLRCHPWNAGGVDHVPAGHRHWPDHRTPTIVVLNNPDKYLAAQTDGEGRLAA, from the coding sequence GTGCGTAAGGTAACTGCCGCCGTCGTCCACTACCTTCATCCTGTTGCTGCCGCCGTAGGTACCTTCCTCTGGAACCTGCCCAGAAACATTCTTATTCTGCTGCTGATGGCCTACCGCAAGGTGATTTCTCCCTTGTATGGCCAGGTCTGCCGTTTCTTTCCTTCCTGCTCGGCGTACGCCCTTGAGGCGATCACTGTCCACGGGGCAGTGAAGGGCAGCTGGCTTGCGGCCCGTCGCCTTTTGCGCTGCCATCCGTGGAATGCCGGCGGTGTGGACCATGTCCCCGCCGGCCACCGCCACTGGCCCGATCACCGGACCCCCACAATTGTTGTGCTGAACAACCCGGACAAGTACCTGGCTGCTCAGACTGATGGAGAAGGCCGCCTTGCGGCCTGA
- the yidC gene encoding membrane protein insertase YidC, producing MDFFETIMFPFKWLVSIIMVGFHEGLSSIGLPEASGWTWTLSIIGLVLVIRAALIPVFVKQIKAQRGMQLLQPDLKKLQDKYKGKTDQLSRQAMAQEQMAMYKKHGTNPFSACLPMLIQMPFFFALFQVLSGISTARDQEKGIGAMSHEQVVQFDESSIFGAPLSATLLHGTPEGGNVVAVWTLSIVMILAMTASQFITQKQIMAKNMSEEAMASPFMRQQKMMLYILPIVFGVGGINFPIGVLIYWTTTNLWTMAQQFFVIRRMPTPGSPAAKALAERRAAKGLPVLPILGGKKADAEAEAAAAAAVIEQKGQRVQPQRKNRKKK from the coding sequence ATGGACTTCTTTGAAACAATCATGTTTCCGTTCAAGTGGCTGGTTTCCATCATCATGGTGGGCTTCCACGAGGGCCTGAGCAGCATCGGGCTGCCTGAGGCCTCAGGCTGGACGTGGACGCTGTCCATCATCGGGCTGGTGCTGGTGATCCGGGCCGCCCTGATCCCCGTATTCGTCAAGCAGATCAAGGCGCAGCGTGGCATGCAGCTGCTGCAGCCGGACCTGAAGAAACTCCAGGACAAGTACAAGGGCAAGACCGACCAGCTCTCCCGCCAGGCAATGGCGCAGGAACAGATGGCCATGTACAAGAAGCACGGAACCAACCCGTTCTCTGCCTGCTTGCCCATGCTGATCCAGATGCCGTTCTTCTTTGCGCTGTTCCAGGTTCTGTCCGGCATCAGCACCGCCCGTGACCAGGAAAAGGGCATCGGGGCCATGAGCCACGAACAGGTTGTCCAGTTCGACGAGTCGAGCATTTTTGGTGCTCCGCTGTCGGCAACCCTGCTGCACGGAACGCCTGAGGGCGGCAACGTGGTGGCCGTGTGGACGCTGTCGATCGTGATGATCCTGGCCATGACGGCCTCGCAGTTCATCACGCAGAAGCAGATCATGGCCAAGAACATGTCCGAAGAGGCCATGGCCAGCCCGTTCATGCGCCAGCAGAAAATGATGCTCTACATCCTACCGATCGTATTCGGCGTCGGTGGCATCAACTTCCCCATCGGTGTCCTCATTTACTGGACCACCACCAACCTCTGGACCATGGCGCAGCAGTTCTTCGTTATCCGCCGCATGCCGACGCCGGGTTCCCCCGCCGCCAAGGCACTCGCTGAGCGCCGGGCTGCCAAGGGCCTGCCGGTCCTGCCCATTCTGGGCGGGAAGAAGGCCGACGCCGAAGCGGAGGCAGCTGCCGCAGCTGCGGTCATCGAACAAAAGGGACAGCGCGTCCAGCCCCAGCGTAAGAACAGGAAGAAAAAGTAA
- a CDS encoding protein jag, with amino-acid sequence MSAESTEHALSDEVIDDQDEASTDADASPKGSAASRLEEEGDVAADYLEELLDIADIDGDIDIEVRNGRTYISIVAEDETDGLDSLVGEDGEVLEALQELTRLSVLSATENRSRLVLDINGYRQQRAGHLQKIAEDAAASVKESGKAVALEPMSAYERKIVHDAVADLGLVSESEGEGAGRHIVVSAD; translated from the coding sequence ATGTCAGCCGAAAGCACCGAACACGCCCTTTCCGACGAGGTCATTGACGATCAGGACGAAGCCTCGACGGACGCCGATGCTTCGCCCAAGGGATCCGCTGCCAGCCGCCTCGAAGAGGAAGGCGACGTTGCTGCCGATTACCTGGAGGAACTCCTTGATATCGCTGACATCGACGGCGATATTGACATTGAAGTCCGGAACGGCCGCACTTACATTTCCATCGTTGCCGAGGATGAAACCGATGGTCTCGACAGCCTCGTAGGCGAAGACGGCGAAGTCCTCGAAGCCCTTCAGGAACTGACCCGGCTCTCTGTTCTCTCCGCAACGGAGAACCGCTCACGCCTGGTCCTGGACATCAACGGCTACCGTCAGCAGCGCGCCGGCCACCTCCAGAAGATCGCCGAGGACGCCGCAGCTTCGGTCAAGGAGTCCGGCAAAGCCGTGGCACTGGAGCCGATGAGTGCCTACGAACGCAAAATCGTTCATGACGCCGTCGCTGACCTGGGACTCGTCAGCGAGTCCGAGGGCGAAGGCGCCGGGCGTCACATCGTAGTGTCCGCAGACTAG
- the rsmG gene encoding 16S rRNA (guanine(527)-N(7))-methyltransferase RsmG — protein MVDITAAELLAAEKIFGDRLDLAKRYVEHLATSGTERGLIGPREIPRLWSRHVLNCAVIESEIAHGSHVADVGSGAGLPGLCLAIARPDLQLTLIEPLERRVIWLQEVVDDLGLTNVTVMRTRAELAVGMVEADVVTARAVSALSNLAGLTIPLLAGKGEVVAIKGRSAGEEIEKAAKVIRKLGGVQTSVVTVGENLLEEPTTVVRIVVNKSRKIS, from the coding sequence ATGGTTGACATCACGGCAGCAGAATTGCTGGCGGCCGAGAAGATTTTCGGTGACCGCCTGGACCTGGCCAAACGCTACGTGGAGCACCTGGCCACGTCCGGAACCGAACGCGGGCTGATCGGGCCGCGCGAAATCCCACGGCTGTGGAGCAGGCACGTCCTTAACTGTGCCGTTATCGAAAGCGAGATCGCGCACGGCAGCCATGTTGCCGACGTCGGAAGCGGAGCCGGACTTCCCGGACTTTGCCTCGCCATCGCGCGTCCGGACCTCCAGCTGACACTGATCGAGCCGCTGGAACGCCGGGTGATCTGGCTCCAGGAAGTGGTAGACGATCTCGGCCTGACAAACGTCACGGTGATGCGGACCCGCGCGGAGCTTGCGGTTGGCATGGTGGAAGCTGATGTTGTGACTGCCCGGGCTGTTTCCGCGCTGAGCAACCTCGCCGGCCTGACGATCCCATTGCTCGCCGGCAAGGGCGAAGTTGTGGCCATTAAGGGACGCAGCGCAGGCGAGGAAATCGAAAAAGCAGCGAAGGTCATCCGGAAACTCGGTGGCGTCCAGACCTCTGTAGTGACTGTCGGTGAAAACCTCCTGGAGGAACCCACCACGGTGGTACGGATCGTCGTTAACAAGTCCCGAAAGATCTCCTAG
- a CDS encoding ParA family protein — translation MTSSEASTQRIPPFVSLGSARSVAGMGMGSAPGRGESHPNPVAEMAILASVSRETTTGGRINVMDTMDDSSPIARELAHETRRRERLVGRKLPKPEKTRIFTVSNQKGGVGKTTTTVNIAAALAAAGLNVLVIDIDPQGNASTALGVEHHADVDSIYDVLINDFPLADVVAPCPDISNLICAPATIHLAGAEIELVSLVAREQRLRRAIDVYAKTRAKNGEERLDYIFIDCPPSLGLLTVNAFCAAGEVLIPIQCEYYALEGLSQLLKNIEMIQKHLNEDLVVSTILLTMYDGRTNLAAQVAAEVRLHFPEQVLGAVVPRSVRISEAPSYQQTVMTYDPSSSGALSYLEAAAEIAER, via the coding sequence GTGACCAGTAGCGAAGCCTCCACACAACGGATACCCCCGTTTGTGTCTTTGGGGTCAGCACGATCAGTTGCTGGCATGGGCATGGGTTCCGCGCCCGGACGAGGGGAAAGTCACCCTAATCCGGTTGCGGAAATGGCAATTCTTGCCTCTGTTTCACGTGAAACAACAACGGGTGGCAGGATCAACGTCATGGACACCATGGACGATTCCAGTCCTATCGCCCGGGAACTCGCGCACGAGACCAGGCGCCGCGAACGGCTGGTTGGCCGGAAACTTCCCAAGCCGGAGAAGACCCGTATCTTCACGGTGTCCAACCAAAAAGGCGGCGTGGGCAAGACCACCACCACCGTGAACATCGCTGCTGCCCTGGCCGCAGCCGGCCTGAACGTCCTGGTCATTGACATCGATCCCCAGGGCAACGCCTCCACCGCCCTCGGCGTCGAGCACCATGCCGATGTGGACAGCATCTACGACGTCCTCATCAACGATTTCCCTCTTGCTGACGTCGTGGCCCCCTGCCCGGACATCAGCAACCTGATCTGTGCTCCTGCCACCATTCACCTGGCGGGCGCGGAGATTGAGCTTGTTTCGCTTGTGGCCCGTGAACAGCGGCTCCGCCGGGCGATCGATGTCTATGCCAAGACCCGGGCAAAGAACGGCGAAGAACGCCTCGATTACATCTTCATTGACTGCCCGCCCAGCCTCGGGTTGCTCACGGTTAATGCCTTCTGTGCTGCCGGTGAGGTCCTTATCCCCATCCAGTGTGAGTACTATGCACTGGAAGGCCTCAGTCAGCTCCTCAAGAACATTGAGATGATCCAGAAGCACCTGAATGAGGATCTGGTGGTCTCCACTATTCTCCTCACGATGTATGACGGACGGACCAATCTTGCAGCCCAGGTGGCAGCGGAAGTTCGCCTCCACTTCCCCGAGCAGGTCCTTGGTGCTGTAGTCCCCCGCTCCGTGCGGATTTCAGAAGCTCCGAGCTACCAGCAAACCGTCATGACGTACGATCCTTCCTCCAGTGGAGCCCTGTCTTACCTGGAAGCCGCAGCCGAAATCGCTGAACGCTAG
- a CDS encoding ParB/RepB/Spo0J family partition protein: MSEKRRGLGRGLGALIPSSAGSASGNGGAVSRPVDLFFPEGRKKVASPDDASGNGGAASDASSSESVASESVAPAQANDASVTKEAAAPRTASPANPPAKAADKLPAAKAPAKAPAKAPVKGGAATSTVDGSPTPGEDATSESVSEAPESQSSMPDNGVDLVEVPGVRFAEIPVTDIHPNRKQPRSVFDDDDMAELIHSVREIGVLQPIVVRTSTEEGGEPYELVMGERRWRAVQAAGMATIPAIVRDTTDDDLLRDALLENLHRSQLNPLEEAAAYQQLLEDFGTTHEQLADRIGRSRPQVSNTLRLLKLPPLVQRRVAASVISAGHARALLALPDAAAMERLAQKIVAEGMSVRATEEAVTLYQDPAKPAKNNIPRPGARHERLDYLASSLSDRLDTNVKISLGVRKGRVSIEFASVEDLNRIMEVLAPGSEN, translated from the coding sequence ATGAGCGAAAAGCGACGTGGCCTAGGCCGCGGTCTTGGCGCACTCATTCCAAGTTCCGCCGGTAGTGCATCGGGCAACGGCGGCGCTGTGTCGCGGCCTGTGGATCTCTTCTTCCCTGAAGGCCGTAAGAAAGTCGCGTCCCCTGACGACGCTTCAGGGAATGGTGGGGCAGCTTCAGATGCTTCATCTTCCGAGTCGGTTGCTTCCGAGTCGGTTGCGCCGGCTCAGGCCAACGACGCTTCGGTAACGAAGGAAGCAGCCGCGCCGAGAACGGCCTCCCCTGCGAATCCGCCGGCCAAGGCAGCAGACAAGCTGCCGGCCGCAAAAGCTCCCGCCAAGGCTCCTGCGAAAGCTCCTGTAAAGGGCGGTGCAGCTACATCGACGGTGGACGGTTCGCCCACGCCAGGTGAAGACGCGACTAGCGAGTCTGTGTCCGAGGCGCCTGAATCCCAGAGCAGCATGCCGGATAACGGTGTTGACCTCGTGGAAGTCCCGGGCGTGCGTTTTGCCGAGATTCCGGTCACCGACATCCATCCGAACCGTAAGCAGCCCCGCTCAGTCTTCGATGACGATGACATGGCGGAGCTCATCCACTCCGTCCGCGAAATCGGCGTCCTCCAGCCAATTGTGGTTCGTACTTCAACCGAAGAAGGTGGAGAACCGTATGAGCTGGTGATGGGTGAGCGTCGCTGGAGGGCAGTACAGGCGGCCGGGATGGCGACCATCCCTGCCATCGTCCGGGACACTACTGATGATGACCTCCTCAGGGATGCACTGCTGGAGAACCTGCATCGCAGCCAGTTGAACCCGCTCGAAGAGGCAGCGGCCTACCAGCAGCTGCTTGAAGACTTCGGAACCACTCACGAGCAACTTGCGGACCGCATTGGCCGTTCACGTCCGCAGGTTTCGAACACGCTGCGTCTCCTCAAACTTCCGCCCCTGGTTCAGCGTCGTGTGGCGGCCAGCGTTATTTCCGCTGGCCACGCGCGCGCGCTGCTCGCCCTGCCGGATGCGGCAGCCATGGAACGCCTCGCCCAGAAGATCGTGGCTGAAGGCATGTCTGTTCGGGCAACCGAAGAGGCCGTCACTCTCTATCAGGATCCTGCGAAGCCTGCCAAGAACAACATCCCTCGTCCGGGAGCCCGCCATGAGCGCCTGGACTATCTGGCATCCTCGTTGTCAGACCGTTTAGACACCAACGTCAAGATTTCCCTGGGTGTCCGCAAGGGGCGTGTCAGCATTGAATTCGCCAGTGTTGAAGACCTGAACCGCATCATGGAAGTTCTTGCGCCAGGATCTGAGAACTAG
- the trxA gene encoding thioredoxin — MSNAKDVTDASFAADVLSADKPVIVDFWAEWCGPCRKLGPILDEISVEYSEKVNVVKLNVDDNPAIAAEYGITSIPAVYLFQDGQVKSTVIGARPKQFFEKEFADVLS, encoded by the coding sequence ATGAGCAACGCTAAAGACGTAACAGATGCAAGTTTTGCTGCGGACGTACTGTCCGCCGACAAGCCGGTAATTGTGGACTTCTGGGCTGAATGGTGCGGCCCCTGCCGCAAGCTGGGACCCATCCTCGACGAGATCTCGGTGGAATACAGCGAGAAAGTTAATGTCGTCAAGCTCAACGTCGACGACAACCCCGCCATCGCCGCCGAGTACGGAATCACGTCCATCCCCGCCGTTTACCTCTTCCAGGACGGCCAGGTGAAGAGCACTGTTATCGGCGCAAGGCCGAAGCAGTTCTTCGAAAAGGAATTTGCGGACGTCCTGTCCTAA